TCATCATATAACTGTGCTTATGGTTGAGGTTTTGAAAACGAATATCAAAATGATGGGAATATTTGTTTTTTAGGAACAACAATTAATACTGCTGAACCAGTAATAGTTGATAGATTTTATAAAAAGAATTCTAGACGTACTAATTACAATTGAATTACTTTAGGTTCAAGTGGTAAGGGTAAAAGTACCTCTAAATCTAAATCGATTGTTGAAGCATTAATGGAAAATCATAATGTATATGTAATTGATATCGAAAACGAATATAAATATTTGGCAAAAAAATTTGGTGGAACAATATTTAACTTAGGAACAGATTCTGGAACTAGTTTAAACCCATTAGAAGTTAGAGTTCAAATATGAGAAGAAAATGAATCTGATAATTTAGATGAATTTAATATTTATAAAATTATTAAAAAACACAATGAATGATTAGAAGATTTTTTCAAACTTGTGAGTGATAATTTTACTAATGAACACATTATGATAATTATGACTGCTGTTCGTCATTTATATCAAAAACGCGGAGTATATGATGTAAAAAATCTTGATGAATTAAGCAATTTAGATTTCCCAATAATTAGCGATTTAATAACAGAACTAGAAAATTACCAATATGCAGATGCTTATGAAAAAGCCAGAAAACAAGATTTAGTGGCAAGAGTGCTTGATATATTCAAATATTTATTCCAATATAATGGTAAATTTGAACGCTTATATAATGCTAAAACTAATATTAATTTAGATAGTGATTTTATTATCTTTAATACAAAAGAATTAATGGCGTTAGGTAAAGATGATAACTCAGTAGGAGTTTATGTGTTATTAAGTTTAATTCAAAACTTGGTATACCAAAACATAATTAAAGACCCTACAAAGCACACAATTGCCTTTATTGATGAAATACACCAATATGTAAATGTAAGTAGACCAATTATGCTTGATTTTATCTGGAAGTTAACAAAAACTGGGCGTAAGTACTTATTATCATTAGATTTAACTACCCAAAGTCCCTCGGACTTGTTAGTATCACCAAAAGCAGAATCAATTGTTCAAAACTGCCAGTATTCTACATTTTTTGGACTTAAAAATAGAGATCTTATCGCGGTAAAACAGATGTATGAATTTAGCGGGGGACTTAATGATTCGGCAACGTCATTTTTAAGTGATGGAGAAATTGGAAACAATATTATCTCATTACACTTAAATTCAAAAATAAAAATTGATGCTTGATATAACAATTATGAAAAATCATTGTTCTTTAAGCAAGGAGACTTTAAAAAAATAGATAGATAACGTGCGCACGCGCGCGTATATTAATACGCACAATGTGCGTGCGTGCGAGATTGAGAGAAAATATGGCAAGAAAACAAACAGAAAAAAATATGGATGCAAAAACAAAAAATAGCAAAGAGTACGCGGAGAATGGAGTTCGTGTTGTATTCAGACTTTATGACCAAAACGAAATTTTAAGATTTAAAAAATGGCAAAGGGAGTTAGCGAGCCAAAATAAAAGTGTATCGCAAGAATTATCAATTATTCTAATGAATTACTTAAACCAACTGGATAAAAAACTTGTAATGCGTGATCTTAAAGAAGATATGTTTTATGCTTTTAGAAAAGCCTTGTATGCTTCTATGTATCCATTTACAAATACATTAAAAACAACCGTTGAAAAATATGAAGTAGAAACAATTTTGGCAAATCAAAAAATAGATATTTTGCTAAATATTTTGGCAAATAACAAAATTGAATTTAATGAGCAATTATTAAATAGACCGGATGATAAATTATTAAATGAATCAATCTATTTTCAACAAATGAGAAATGTGTTTAATAAACAATTAGAAAAAGAAATAGAAGCAGAACAGAAAAAAGCACTAGAAGTTGCTAAATCATTTGAAAAGTATACTAATTATGAATTTGATGGCAGAATGGATTCAAATATAAAAAATAATGAAGAAGAAATATTTTAAATTACTGACAATTTTACCGACTATTTGTTATGCTCCAATTGCAATATCGGGCAAAAATCATTTTTTATCAAATGAATATTTACCTTCTATTCGACAAACTACGCCAATAGAACCTAAGGTATGAAAAGCTAAATTCCGCCGGAATGAAGAAAAAATTTTAAGTATGACAAACAATACAACGCTGAACTTGATTTTAAATATGCTAAATGAAATGGGCTAACTGCATTAAATGGTTTTCGTAGTTATAAAGAGAAATATAAAACAGGAGCAAAATATAAATTAGAATTACCAAACAATCACGTAAAACAATTATCATTTAGTCCGCTCTCGCAAGGGGTTTTGATTGATGGTTGAGGCAATAGCGGTGGACACTGACATCACGAGTGGTCATATAAAGGTTATGAATTATCGGGTGATTTTAATGAACGTGAAGCAGAGGCGCTTTTAGGAAGTCAAAAATGACAACAAATTAAAAGTGAACAAGGTTTTGTTGAAATCCAAAGTGTTGTAATTAGTTTTGTAAATCCCGATATTTACTATACTACAAAAGAAAGTGGTGATAGTTATGGCGATAATTATTCATTTACAGAACCCGAAATACCAAAAGACTGATGAAAATATAGCACACTTAGGATAAAAATTAAGGGTAAGGGAGTTGAGGCTCGGGAGTTGCCCGAATACAACAATTGGTGGTATGAAGTTCAAAACATAGTGCGTGATGAAATATGAATTGAAAGTGATACTGGTGGAAATTTAACTACTCCGATTAAAAATGGAACAACACAAGAAAGTAATCAATCCAAACTAGAAGCAGAAATTAGAAAGATTAATGAAGAAATTCAAAGAACAAATCCTCGCAATCCATTAAGAATAAAATATCGATTTGATAGTGATAGTTTTTTAAGAAATAGCGTTGATATACTGGTTATTGATACTTCAGTTGATGGTTTTCAAGGTTCGAAAACTACAAAATATGGTGTAAAAGTAAAATATAGTCTATCGGATTATGCACAAAAACAAGAAATTAATGATAGATTAATAATTAATTTAGGTAAGTATTTAGATTATGAAAATTATTCGACAAAACTTGTTGATGATAAATTAACGCAGGTAGAAAACGACAAGAAAATTGGTCTTAATGCTACTGGCAAATATTGGTATGGTGGCAAATGAAAAGCGCATACCCCTTTAAGCATTTCATTTAATACAACATTAGATGAAAACGAGGTTTTATATGTTAATGGTAAAAAAGTTGATGTTTTAGACCAACTATTTTTTAAAATGCTAACAGATAATCGAAAAGATGCAAATGATACTGAAAGAGTATTAAATTTTGACATAAGTGCAGATACTGCCAAAACTGAAGAAAACTCACACAGTAAAAATGAATACAAA
The genomic region above belongs to Mycoplasmopsis bovigenitalium and contains:
- a CDS encoding Mbov_0398 family ICE element protein translates to MARKQTEKNMDAKTKNSKEYAENGVRVVFRLYDQNEILRFKKWQRELASQNKSVSQELSIILMNYLNQLDKKLVMRDLKEDMFYAFRKALYASMYPFTNTLKTTVEKYEVETILANQKIDILLNILANNKIEFNEQLLNRPDDKLLNESIYFQQMRNVFNKQLEKEIEAEQKKALEVAKSFEKYTNYEFDGRMDSNIKNNEEEIF